ATCGAGCTCAGAGTTTGTTCGCCCGGTGAAGATGGCCAGTTCAGCGCGGCTGGCCAGGGCGCGCATCCGCTGGTGAGAGAGCAGCCAGCGTTCGCGCGACACATTGCCATCCCCGTCGTGGCCCCAATAGATCTTTTCAAATTGTTTCTTCACTTCCTCGTAGCTGAACTCGGCTCCGAGTTCGCGAACCCACGCATGAGTTAGTTTCCAATCGTCGTTGAAGCCCGGACGATTTTTCCACTGGTGCAATTCGCGCCGCGTGACGCGCTTGCCTGTAAAGTGCCGCACCGTCTCGAGCACCGTGCGCTGGTATGATTCGCGCACGTCAACGAGCACGCCATCCACGTCAAAAATGATGATGTGCCACGGAAACTTAGCCGTCTTCACGCCAACGGCTCCAGCGCTTTGAGGAAGCCCCGCATTTGTGCGCTTGTTCCCACGGTGATGCGAACAAAGCCCGGCCGCCCGAAGGCGCCTGATTGATCGCGTATCAGAATGCCTTGCCGCCGCAGCGCGGAGATGATGCTCGGCCCACGCGCGCCGAAATCCACAAGGACAAAGTTCGCCGCGCTCGGAAATGTCCTCACACCCAGTCGCTCGAAGCCATTCACCAGAATTTTTCGCGCTCGCACAATTTCGCTGACATAGCGCTTCACAAACGCTTTGTCTTTCAGCGCCGCCTCAGCCACAGCTAAAGCCGGCGCGCCGATGGGAAACGGTGCCTGCGCCCTTCTCAACAACTTCATGATCTCGCGGTGTGCGAATGCGCACCCCACGCGCAGTCCGGCGAGCCCACTGGTTTTGGAAAACGTCCGCGTCACAATCAGATTGCGCCGCTTCCGAATCTCACGCAGCATCGTCACGCCGGAAAATTCAAAATAGGCCTCGTCGACGACAATCAGGGTCCCATGCGCGGCGTCCAGAATCGCTTCGATTTCTCGCCGGCTGAGCAATCCGGCCGTTGGATTATTCGGATTCGCAAGGAAGAAAACATCCGGCGCCGATCTCAGCGCAACAAGCACATCACGCAGTGGGAAATTCATTCCGCCGTCATACCGCAGCGAAATGATTCGCGCCTCGCGCTGTCCAGCATAAAAGCGATACATCGGGAACGTTGGCTCAACCAGCAGAACTTTCCGTCCGCGCTCAAGAAACACATCAGCAATCAACCGAAGCGCGTCATCGATGCCGCATGTCACCAGCATTTCGTCCGCGCGAACGTCAAAATGTGGCGCCAGCCTTTCGACAGCGTTCTCCTTCTCCGGGTACATCGAGAAATCTTCGGAATCCAAGCGACGCAAAGCGGCGTGCGCCTTCGGCGAGCAACCGAGAACGTTTTCGTTCATGTCCAGCCGCAGTTTGCCCTTGCGGTTCTCCAGCATCGGAGGGTTGTCCTCTGCCTCTGCGATCGCGGGTCTTGGTCGGATTCGTTTTCTCATTGGGGGTGGCAGTAAGTTAGAGGTCTTTCCGCCTGACGGCCAGCATGCCCATGGCGATCATAAAAACCGGGTGAAACCCTGCGATGAGGCAAATAAGAGTGGAACGGTGAGTTTCTATTCAGTTGCAGAAGCGGATGGCTCCGTCGAAGTCTGCGCCGCGGAACTCTCTGCTACGCCTTCCGCAGCAGGCGCAGCGGGAGCGGCAGTGGCTGCGGCTGCTTGTGTTTGTGTTTCTGCCTGCAAACGCGCGGCAAGTGCAGACGCGAGTAAATCGATCACGACTTTCGCGCCGCGCCCATCGGAATCCTTGTCGGGATTGTATGCCGCCACTTCCAGTGCCACCAACCGTGGCTGCTTCACAAAAATTTCCAGCGCCTGCCGGATTTCGTCGAGCCGTAATCCTCCTGAACTAGGCAAATCCGTCGTCTGAAAATCATCGATCGAGATCACATCGACATCGAGATGCACCACAAGCTCATTTTTGCCGCCGTGAATGCGCTCGATGGCCATTTCCGCTGCCGCGACCGCGCCCATTCTTCGCACATCGGTGGCGCGAAAAATGCGGATGGGATAGCGCGCCAGCACTTCTTCCTCGGGCGGATCGAGACGATTCACACCGAAGAGTGCGACATCTGGATCGCGGACGAGCGGCGGCTCGCCCCAAAAGCGAACGAGTTCCGCAGCGCCACGACCTGTCAGATGCGACACAACCATTCCGTCAACGCAACCGGAAGGCGACGTGGCCGGAACGTTCAGGTCCGCGTCGCTATCCATGTAAACGATGCTCGCGCCTCGATAATACCTGCGCACGCCCGCAACCGTCGCGAGCGCCGGCGAGCAATCGCCGGTCAGAATCAGCGGCAAACCACCGGTCTTCACTGCGGCTTCGACGCGAGGCTTCAGGGCTTCGAGAGAAGCGACGACGCGGGGCAAGTTTCGCGCGCGCGGACTTTCTTCATCGGGTTGGTACAGGGCGATGGGATCATCACCCATGTCCGTGACGCTGAATCCCAGCGATTGCAGCCGGTCAACCAATCCCGCTGCGCGCAGCGCTTGAGGAGCCTTCTCATGACCAGCTGTGAGCGCCGCGGCGCTGGTCGGTGCACCCAACAAAACAATCTGTTTCGGCTGGCGCGTAATCCGCACCGCCATGCGTTGCTCCTCTGATTGAATTTATCTGCCGGACGAGCTACGCGGCCCCCGAGTTCCGGCGCGCGGCAAGCTCAGGCGGCAAAGTGAATCGCACATCCTCGCGAATCAAATCAAGGTCGCGTTGATCCGTAAAACCGAAATTCGCCAGTCGCTGGCTCACCTGCTCGACAAGAATCTCCGGAGCGGAAGCGCCCGCAGTAAGTCCCAGCCGCGAAACACCTTCAAACCACGACGGCTGTAGATCATTCCCATCCTCGATCAGCCGCGCCGCAACTCCAGCACGCTGCGCCACTTCCACCAGCCGGTTCGAATTCGAGCTATTCGCCGAACCCACGACGAGAATCAAATCCACTTCGCGTGTCAACGCCTCGACTGCTTCCTGCCGGTTCTGTGTCGCATAGCAAATATCGTCCGACGCCGGCCCGACGATTTTCGGAAACCGCTGGCGCAAACGCGTAACAATTTCCTGCGTGTCGTAAAGGCTCAGGGTAGTTTGCGTCAAATAGGCTAGCTTTTCGGGATCCTGTACCTGAAGTTCGTCAACCTCTTCCACGCTCCCAACAACGACGGTCTGCTGCGGCGCCTCTCCGGAGGTCCCGACGATTTCCTGGTGGTCGCGATGTCCGATCAAAATCAGCGTGC
This region of Candidatus Acidiferrales bacterium genomic DNA includes:
- the hisC gene encoding histidinol-phosphate transaminase yields the protein MLENRKGKLRLDMNENVLGCSPKAHAALRRLDSEDFSMYPEKENAVERLAPHFDVRADEMLVTCGIDDALRLIADVFLERGRKVLLVEPTFPMYRFYAGQREARIISLRYDGGMNFPLRDVLVALRSAPDVFFLANPNNPTAGLLSRREIEAILDAAHGTLIVVDEAYFEFSGVTMLREIRKRRNLIVTRTFSKTSGLAGLRVGCAFAHREIMKLLRRAQAPFPIGAPALAVAEAALKDKAFVKRYVSEIVRARKILVNGFERLGVRTFPSAANFVLVDFGARGPSIISALRRQGILIRDQSGAFGRPGFVRITVGTSAQMRGFLKALEPLA
- a CDS encoding arginase family protein, which translates into the protein MAVRITRQPKQIVLLGAPTSAAALTAGHEKAPQALRAAGLVDRLQSLGFSVTDMGDDPIALYQPDEESPRARNLPRVVASLEALKPRVEAAVKTGGLPLILTGDCSPALATVAGVRRYYRGASIVYMDSDADLNVPATSPSGCVDGMVVSHLTGRGAAELVRFWGEPPLVRDPDVALFGVNRLDPPEEEVLARYPIRIFRATDVRRMGAVAAAEMAIERIHGGKNELVVHLDVDVISIDDFQTTDLPSSGGLRLDEIRQALEIFVKQPRLVALEVAAYNPDKDSDGRGAKVVIDLLASALAARLQAETQTQAAAATAAPAAPAAEGVAESSAAQTSTEPSASATE
- a CDS encoding HAD hydrolase-like protein; this encodes MKTAKFPWHIIIFDVDGVLVDVRESYQRTVLETVRHFTGKRVTRRELHQWKNRPGFNDDWKLTHAWVRELGAEFSYEEVKKQFEKIYWGHDGDGNVSRERWLLSHQRMRALASRAELAIFTGRTNSELDYTLGRFSARTCFKRIVTVESVAKPKPDPEGLTKILDGRSPEIAIYLGDNIDDALAARSARVAFLGVLPKGSQERRIRAAKLRDLDARGILGDAGEIAEWFAR
- the ispH gene encoding 4-hydroxy-3-methylbut-2-enyl diphosphate reductase; the protein is MSPELAQIKGSGNGHKVLVRVRPRGFCAGVVRAVDIVELALEAYGAPVYVHHEIVHNRYVVEQLRQRGAIFVESIGEVPREAVLVFSAHGVPPRVREEATERSLRVIDATCPLVTKVHLEARKFARESRTLILIGHRDHQEIVGTSGEAPQQTVVVGSVEEVDELQVQDPEKLAYLTQTTLSLYDTQEIVTRLRQRFPKIVGPASDDICYATQNRQEAVEALTREVDLILVVGSANSSNSNRLVEVAQRAGVAARLIEDGNDLQPSWFEGVSRLGLTAGASAPEILVEQVSQRLANFGFTDQRDLDLIREDVRFTLPPELAARRNSGAA